From a region of the Mercurialis annua linkage group LG1-X, ddMerAnnu1.2, whole genome shotgun sequence genome:
- the LOC126665416 gene encoding NADH-ubiquinone oxidoreductase 20.9 kDa subunit, with the protein MNTDITASTKPEYPVIDRNPPFTKVVGNFNFLDYCRLTTISGISVTVGYLSGIKPGIRGPSMVTGGLIGVLGGFMYAYQNSAGRLMGFFPNDGEVASYHKHGFNN; encoded by the exons ATGAATACTGATATCACAGCATCCACCAAACCGGAATACCCAGTCATAGATCGCAATCCACCGTTCACTAAAGTCGTCGGTAACTTCAATTTCCTCGATTACTGCCGTTTAACCACCATCTCCGGCATCTCCGTCACAGTCGGTTACCTCTCCG GGATAAAACCAGGTATTAGAGGACCATCCATGGTGACCGGAGGCTTGATTGGGGTACTGGGTGGTTTCATGTACGCTTATCAAAACTCTGCGGGTAGGCTCATGGGTTTCTTCCCTAATGACGGTGAGGTTGCTAGTTACCATAAACATGGGTTTAACAATTAG
- the LOC130014544 gene encoding uncharacterized protein LOC130014544 has translation MEDQRQLGVHAMSAQGVEEAYGGSSNFIRENEHVQMEEVDHEQVENQGNAGMEDALEMPQQLDDQEDNMNQDFEEEAPVLEEQPQPNISINQLLPGIAVMQSSVLSMNQLIQQQGQRISELENRYEMLACRQLTILGSRFHNGAPEVLERSGQGTHESQVRPINLQEPIRVNPNTNVERVRGDHIYQNLRLRYSDLIPSACPMCREQLGVYRYEMGACFLCGQFGHFARECPILGQERFQAGMMDPFDQQARPMVGEPYGDTRWNVYEDRHQVQDYGRRRNRRMGNRRRFRNSRVGPSEPINLWEQATTSGTTQHAQDTSNRDIVNRGIITSRASYIFMLRLLIYWH, from the coding sequence ATGGAAGATCAAAGGCAATTGGGTGTTCATGCTATGAGTGCACAAGGTGTAGAAGAGGCTTATGGTGGATCCTCTAATTTCATAAGGGAAAATGAACATGTACAGATGGAAGAAGTAGACCATGAACAAGTTGAAAATCAAGGTAATGCTGGAATGGAGGATGCATTAGAAATGCCGCAACAACTTGATGATCAAGAAGATAATATGAATCAAGATTTTGAAGAAGAGGCACCAGTATTAGAAGAACAACCACAACCCAACATCAGTATAAATCAATTGCTACCAGGAATTGCTGTTATGCAAAGTTCTGTATTAAGTATGAATCAGCTTATACAGCAACAAGGTCAACGTATTAGTGAGCTGGAGAATAGGTATGAGATGTTGGCATGTAGGCAGTTAACCATATTAGGATCTAGATTTCATAATGGTGCACCGGAAGTGTTAGAAAGATCCGGACAAGGTACCCATGAGTCACAGGTAAGGCCCATAAATCTACAAGAACCTATAAGAGTTAACCCAAACACGAATGTTGAACGTGTAAGAGGTGATCATATCTACCAAAATCTCAGGTTAAGATATTCAGACCTCATACCATCAGCTTGTCCAATGTGTCGAGAACAACTAGGTGTTTATCGTTATGAGATGGGCGCTTGTTTTCTATGTGGGCAATTTGGACATTTTGCAAGAGAATGCCCTATTTTAGGACAAGAGAGATTTCAGGCAGGAATGATGGATCCCTTTGATCAGCAAGCAAGACCAATGGTTGGGGAACCTTATGGAGATACTCGATGGAATGTCTATGAAGATAGACATCAAGTTCAAGATTATGGACGGAGAAGAAACAGGCGAATGGGGAATAGGCGTAGATTTAGAAACTCAAGAGTTGGTCCAAGTGAGCCCATTAACCTATGGGAACAAGCTACGACAAGTGGAACAACACAACATGCTCAAGATACTTCAAACCGTGATATCGTCAACCGAGGTATTATTACGTCACGAGCaagttatatatttatgttgcGCTTATTGATATACTGGCATTAA
- the LOC126665339 gene encoding uncharacterized protein LOC126665339: MADNYRPEDIPSSPYYLHPSENPSLLLVTNVLTGPNYHSWCRAMRKALISKNKLRFIDGTIEIPDRDHASFYAWDRCNNMVCSWLTRAVSDSISDSLSCIDNAIDMLWDEFASLRPVPRFYCVPACSCSLLKTIKDYSTNDIAISFVKGLNDNYGVIKSQIMMMEPLPPINKAFFMIIQHERKFGLINSSNDAIAFMDKGNSTDNHDDCGSSKQGESYVNYRGNFHSSGGHGNSGNYGKQRKFNYSQSKKPICSYCGMEGHTEDICYKKHGYPPNYFKNKRNNIPQANQVEFDNQYEHSSADSYDREIPFKSEQSDAQFPFTKD, translated from the exons ATGGCAGATAACTACAGACCTGAAGATATACCTTCAAGTCCTTATTAccttcacccaagtgaaaatccTTCACTTCTTCTGGTTACAAATGTTCTCACTGGTCCTAATTACCATTCGTGGTGTAGAGCTATGAGAAAAGCTCTCATATCGAAGAACAAGCTTAGGTTCATCGATGGAACAATTGAGATTCCTGACAGAGATCATGCTTCATTTTATGCCTGGGATAGATGCAATAATATGGTGTGTTCTTGGCTGACAAGAGCTGTAAGTGATTCAATCTCAGATAGTTTATCTTGCATAGACAATGCCATTGAT ATGTTATGGGATGAGTTTGCAAGTCTAAGGCCTGTGCCTAGGTTCTATTGTGTTCCTGCTTGTTCCTGTAGTTTGTTGAAAACTATAAAGGATTATTCTACAAATGATATAGCAATCAGCTTTGTAAAAGGATTAAATGATAACTATGGAGTTATCAAGAGCCAGATTATGATGATGGAACCTCTTCCTCCCATAAATAAAGCCTTTTTTATGATAATCCAACATGAGAGAAAATTTGGATTAATCAATTCAAGTAATGATGCTATTGCTTTTATGGACAAAGGAAACTCTACTGATAATCATGATGATTGTGGTAGTTCTAAGCAAGGAGAGTCATATGTGAATTACAGAGGGAATTTTCATAGTTCTGGAGGTCATGGCAACTCTGGAAACTATGGAAAACAGAGGAAATTCAACTATAGTCAAAGCAAGAAGCCAATTTGTTCTTATTGTGGCATGGAGGGTCACACTGAAGACATTTGTTATAAAAAGCATGGATATCCTCCAAACTACTTCAAAAACAAGAGAAACAACATTCCTCAAGCTAATCAAGTTGAGTTTGATAATCAGTATGAACACTCTAGTGCAGACTCTTATGATAGGGAGATCCCTTTTAAGAGTGAACAATCTGATGCTCAGTTTCCTTTCACAAAGGATTAG
- the LOC126665415 gene encoding PLASMODESMATA CALLOSE-BINDING PROTEIN 5-like isoform X2, whose product MPSYLKIFLLALIFVALSPHKTDGEFAEWCIADEQTPDEELQIALDWACGKGGADCRMIEEHHPCYLPNTVKAHASFAFNNYYHKFKHKGATCYFNAAAIITDLDPSHNNCKYESIP is encoded by the exons ATGCCATCatacttaaaaatatttttgctaGCTCTAATCTTTGTTGCTTTATCTCCCCATAAAACAG ACGGAGAATTTGCGGAATGGTGCATAGCCGACGAGCAAACACCAGATGAAGAGTTGCAAATAGCCCTTGATTGGGCATGTGGAAAAGGAGGAGCAGATTGCAGAATGATAGAAGAGCACCACCCTTGTTATTTGCCCAACACTGTGAAAGCTCATGCTTCTTTTGCCTTCAATAACTATTATCACAAGTTCAAGCATAAAGGAGCCACCTGCTACTTCAATGCTGCTGCTATCATTACTGATCTTGATCCAA GTCATAACAACTGCAAATATGAATCCATTCCTTAA